In Chthonomonadales bacterium, one genomic interval encodes:
- a CDS encoding PBP1A family penicillin-binding protein, with protein sequence MQKRRFASRAAAARPRRARSTLRKRLKTVAALIALFILCPAAVAALYLVVVFVQVRDTLPSIAEIGAYSPMEGTRIYYADTDPAGRPVLMAVLATEFCRPVKLKDIDPNLRNATIAAEDARFYRHGGVDYIGILRALYRNVSEGDLRGQGASTITQQLVRNISSLGLTRQKLLRRKLAEAILAVQIEQAWTKPEILELYLNQIYYGNGAYGAEAAARTYFHKSARKLTLAEAALLAGIPQRPSRYADNVDAAMRRRDWVLDRMVETGTISQAERDGAASKRPRIYEPEPRSSRVLGAPYFVNHVVSHLVREYGADKAFSGLRVYTSLDSRMQREAEKTLREGVRRYGGSANQGCLICLENRTGYIRAVVGGLDYKRDQFNIAMQGRRQPGSAFKPIVYAAALDTGTCTLRSTYRDDPAFPWRGRDKWIPKNYGGRYSYRSVTVLSAIKRSLNTIAVKTALDVGIDQVVAYAARLGITTPMAPYPPLALGASAVRPIDLASAYSVFANGGQRAVPGGILRVVDRDGEPLEENQPRIDDPHLRPETVEQMNEALQEVVRHGTGTRAADVPDAHGKTGTTSDNRDAWFAGYTPELTTVIWVAHEVRTKGGRVSAYAAMPGATGGHCCAPIWRDFMLKAVPLQRQLARATEERAAPTAEPLPEKVKAKPDEKTIAAPETPAADPATAEAPPQESGALDAGPVPAIVSGDDGATPEPTVSVPAPSTAVGPLPAARPRPAASPGVGSGAIRPAEPTGRPAQPAVAAPNPGDQLVTVALCADSMRRATDWCPTRLTRRLPRRDVPPRCRMHRPPPGEDR encoded by the coding sequence ATGCAGAAGCGACGATTTGCGAGCCGGGCCGCTGCGGCCCGCCCGAGACGGGCGCGCTCCACCCTCAGGAAGCGGCTGAAGACCGTTGCCGCGCTCATCGCTCTGTTCATTCTCTGTCCCGCGGCCGTCGCCGCCCTGTACCTGGTCGTCGTCTTCGTTCAGGTCCGCGACACGCTGCCATCCATCGCCGAGATCGGCGCGTACAGCCCGATGGAGGGCACGCGGATCTACTACGCCGACACGGACCCCGCAGGCCGCCCGGTGCTGATGGCCGTGCTCGCCACCGAGTTCTGTCGACCGGTCAAGCTTAAGGACATCGATCCGAACCTGCGCAACGCCACGATCGCCGCCGAGGACGCGCGCTTCTACCGCCATGGCGGCGTCGACTACATCGGAATCCTGCGGGCCCTCTACCGCAACGTGAGCGAGGGCGACCTTCGAGGCCAGGGCGCCAGCACCATCACGCAACAACTCGTCCGCAACATCAGCAGCCTGGGCCTGACGCGCCAGAAGCTCCTTCGGCGCAAGCTAGCGGAGGCGATCCTGGCGGTGCAGATCGAGCAGGCCTGGACCAAGCCAGAGATCCTCGAGCTCTACCTCAATCAAATCTACTACGGCAATGGGGCCTATGGCGCGGAGGCCGCCGCCCGCACCTACTTCCACAAAAGCGCCCGCAAGCTCACGCTCGCCGAGGCGGCTCTCCTGGCCGGTATCCCGCAGCGACCCAGTCGCTACGCCGACAACGTGGATGCGGCCATGCGCAGGCGCGACTGGGTGCTGGACCGCATGGTGGAGACCGGCACGATCTCGCAGGCTGAGCGCGACGGGGCCGCCTCGAAGCGCCCGAGGATCTATGAGCCGGAGCCGCGGAGCTCGCGTGTCCTGGGCGCGCCCTACTTCGTGAACCACGTGGTCTCCCACCTCGTGCGCGAGTATGGGGCCGACAAGGCATTCAGCGGCCTGCGCGTCTACACATCGCTCGACTCACGCATGCAGCGAGAGGCGGAGAAGACGCTGCGCGAAGGCGTCCGCCGCTACGGCGGCAGCGCCAACCAGGGCTGCCTGATCTGCCTGGAGAACCGGACCGGCTACATCCGCGCGGTGGTCGGCGGCCTCGACTACAAGCGCGACCAGTTCAACATCGCCATGCAAGGCCGGCGCCAGCCCGGCTCCGCCTTCAAGCCCATCGTCTATGCCGCCGCCCTCGACACGGGGACCTGCACCCTGCGCTCCACCTACCGTGACGACCCGGCGTTCCCGTGGCGCGGCCGCGACAAGTGGATTCCGAAGAACTACGGGGGACGCTACAGCTACCGCTCCGTGACCGTGCTGAGCGCCATCAAGCGCTCGCTGAACACCATCGCGGTCAAGACGGCCCTCGACGTCGGCATCGATCAGGTCGTTGCGTACGCGGCGCGGCTCGGCATCACCACGCCGATGGCCCCCTACCCGCCGCTAGCGCTCGGCGCCTCCGCCGTGCGGCCCATCGACCTCGCCTCCGCCTACTCCGTGTTCGCCAATGGCGGCCAGCGCGCCGTGCCAGGCGGCATCCTGCGCGTGGTGGACCGCGACGGTGAGCCCCTGGAGGAGAACCAGCCGCGAATCGACGACCCGCACCTGCGCCCGGAGACCGTCGAGCAGATGAATGAGGCGCTGCAGGAGGTGGTGCGGCACGGCACGGGCACGAGGGCGGCCGACGTGCCGGACGCACACGGCAAGACCGGAACGACCAGCGACAACCGCGATGCCTGGTTCGCCGGCTACACGCCAGAGCTGACCACCGTGATCTGGGTGGCGCACGAGGTGCGAACGAAGGGCGGGCGTGTATCGGCCTACGCCGCGATGCCGGGCGCGACGGGCGGCCACTGCTGCGCGCCGATCTGGCGCGACTTCATGCTCAAGGCGGTGCCGCTGCAGCGCCAACTCGCCCGCGCGACCGAGGAGCGCGCCGCGCCGACGGCAGAGCCGCTGCCCGAGAAGGTGAAAGCGAAGCCCGACGAGAAGACCATCGCGGCCCCGGAGACGCCGGCCGCGGACCCTGCGACAGCCGAGGCGCCGCCGCAGGAATCTGGCGCCCTGGACGCAGGTCCGGTTCCGGCCATCGTATCCGGCGATGACGGAGCGACGCCGGAGCCGACGGTCAGCGTGCCGGCGCCGTCCACGGCGGTCGGGCCGCTACCCGCCGCTCGCCCACGCCCGGCCGCGTCGCCCGGAGTCGGCAGCGGCGCCATTCGTCCCGCGGAGCCCACGGGTCGCCCGGCCCAGCCGGCAGTCGCCGCGCCGAACCCGGGCGACCAGCTCGTCACGGTGGCGCTTTGTGCCGACTCCATGCGGCGCGCCACGGACTGGTGCCCTACGCGCCTGACGCGCCGCCTCCCTCGCCGCGACGTCCCGCCACGGTGCCGCATGCACAGGCCGCCGCCTGGCGAGGATCGCTGA
- the mrdA gene encoding penicillin-binding protein 2 codes for MALLDPPGAMPGAARARVLAALLCAGLLLILARLWYLQVARGPELLRVSELNRSRLIRRVPPRGLIEDRRGGILATNTQRIVLSVVPNEARKHRDVLHTLAGLLGISFADLEAVLRDNEVSPFDPVRVATDLDMSTATRIEELRADLPGVVLGPEPVRTYPDGPVCGHLLGQMGQVSRDDLRERSSVGYRPGDYCGKLGIERSYDAFLRGTDGGTKVEVDARGRVRRQLDDADPVPGATLRLTVDRGVQRVAYDTLAALAGKGRPGAAVALDPETGAVLALVSVPSYDPNDFVTGVSNRVWAKLRDDPRKPLINRAVAAATAPGSTFKVITASAGLDSGLITPAETVYCSGMIRLGRWPKRCHKHSGHGSVSLVRAIAASCDVFFYRLGQRLGPDTLAGYARRFGLGQETGIDLPGVEQGGIVPTPKWKAEHGMGPWVGGETVDYAIGQAMLACTPLQMANVTAAIANGGTLYRPQVVGQITRYDVGKRPQVVRTLKPEVIGSLGLHPATLAVVREGMKAVMRPGGTASQSALPGIVMAGKTGTAQRRRRGHMVNNAWFIGYAPVEHPRIAVCVFVEEGGHGGAVAAPIARKMIARYLGVTPDARGGFVSTD; via the coding sequence ATGGCCCTGCTGGATCCCCCCGGCGCGATGCCAGGCGCCGCGCGCGCGCGTGTGCTGGCGGCGCTCCTATGCGCCGGGCTCCTCCTCATTCTAGCGCGCCTGTGGTACCTCCAGGTCGCGCGCGGTCCGGAGTTGCTCCGCGTCTCCGAGCTCAACCGCAGCCGACTCATCCGCCGCGTGCCTCCGCGTGGCCTCATCGAGGATCGTCGCGGCGGAATCCTCGCCACCAACACGCAGCGCATCGTCCTCTCGGTGGTGCCGAACGAGGCGCGAAAGCACCGCGACGTGCTGCACACCCTTGCCGGTCTCCTGGGCATCTCGTTCGCCGATCTCGAGGCCGTGCTCCGGGACAACGAGGTCAGCCCATTCGACCCCGTACGAGTGGCAACCGACCTCGACATGTCGACGGCGACGCGCATCGAGGAACTGCGCGCCGATCTGCCCGGCGTGGTGCTGGGTCCCGAGCCGGTGCGCACCTATCCGGATGGTCCCGTTTGCGGTCACCTCCTCGGCCAGATGGGTCAGGTGTCGCGCGATGACTTGCGCGAGCGGAGCAGCGTGGGCTACCGGCCGGGCGACTACTGCGGCAAGCTCGGGATCGAGCGCTCCTACGACGCCTTCCTGCGCGGCACCGACGGCGGCACGAAGGTGGAGGTCGACGCGCGCGGCCGGGTGCGCCGCCAGCTTGACGATGCCGACCCCGTGCCTGGCGCCACGCTGCGCCTGACCGTCGATCGGGGCGTGCAGCGCGTGGCCTACGACACGCTCGCCGCGCTCGCCGGCAAGGGCCGGCCCGGCGCCGCCGTCGCGCTCGACCCGGAGACCGGCGCCGTGCTTGCGCTGGTCAGCGTGCCTTCCTACGACCCGAACGACTTCGTGACCGGCGTCTCGAACCGCGTGTGGGCGAAGCTGCGGGACGACCCTCGCAAGCCACTGATCAACCGGGCGGTCGCCGCGGCGACCGCCCCGGGCTCCACCTTCAAGGTGATCACCGCATCGGCCGGACTGGACAGCGGTCTCATCACGCCGGCCGAGACCGTCTACTGCAGCGGCATGATCCGCCTGGGTCGCTGGCCCAAGCGCTGCCACAAGCACTCCGGCCACGGCTCCGTCAGCTTGGTGCGCGCGATCGCCGCCTCGTGCGACGTCTTCTTCTACCGGCTCGGCCAACGGCTCGGCCCCGACACTCTGGCCGGCTATGCCCGGCGCTTCGGGCTCGGGCAGGAAACGGGCATCGATCTGCCGGGCGTCGAGCAGGGCGGCATCGTGCCCACGCCGAAGTGGAAGGCGGAGCACGGCATGGGCCCCTGGGTGGGCGGGGAGACGGTGGACTACGCCATCGGGCAGGCGATGCTCGCCTGCACGCCGCTGCAGATGGCCAACGTGACCGCCGCGATCGCGAACGGCGGAACGCTCTACCGCCCTCAGGTCGTCGGCCAGATCACCCGATACGACGTGGGGAAGCGGCCGCAGGTCGTGCGCACGCTCAAGCCGGAGGTAATCGGCAGCCTGGGCCTCCATCCGGCGACCCTCGCCGTGGTGCGCGAGGGCATGAAGGCGGTAATGCGCCCCGGAGGGACCGCGTCACAGTCCGCCCTCCCGGGAATCGTGATGGCCGGCAAGACCGGCACGGCGCAGCGGCGCCGGCGCGGTCACATGGTGAACAATGCCTGGTTCATTGGTTACGCGCCTGTCGAGCACCCGCGCATCGCGGTCTGCGTGTTCGTGGAGGAGGGCGGCCACGGGGGAGCCGTCGCCGCGCCGATTGCGCGAAAGATGATCGCCCGGTACCTGGGCGTCACGCCGGACGCGCGCGGGGGCTTCGTCAGCACCGACTGA